A genome region from Triticum aestivum cultivar Chinese Spring chromosome 2B, IWGSC CS RefSeq v2.1, whole genome shotgun sequence includes the following:
- the LOC123042290 gene encoding agmatine coumaroyltransferase-2 — translation MKITVLSSRPVKPDYGACGVPPGSTADVVPLTVLDKANFDAYISVIYAFRPPAPPNAVLEAGLARALVDYREWAGRLGVDAASGDRAILLSDSGARFVEATSDVALDSVMPMKPTPEVLSLHPSGDDGPEELMLIQVTRFACGSIVVGFTAQHLVSDGRATSNFFLAWSQATRGVAVDPVPVHDRPSFFKPRDPPQVEYEHRGVEFKPYKEADENDDERHIRDGDVVVVNKVHLSLEFISKLKSRALVGAHRPYSTLRCLVAHLWRCVTKARGLDGSVSTSVAIAVDGRARMSPQVPDGYTGNVVLWARPTATAQELVTRPLQHAVELINREVARINGGYFESFIDFASSEAVQKERLVATADAAEMMLSPNIEVDSWLRIPFYDLDFGGGQPFFFMPSYLPVEGLLILLPSFAGDGSVDAYVPLFSRDMDAFKNCCYNLE, via the coding sequence ATGAAGATCACCGTGCTCTCCTCCAGGCCCGTCAAGCCCGACTACGGCGCCTGTGGTGTACCTCCGGGCAGCACGGCCGACGTCGTCCCGCTCACCGTGCTCGACAAGGCCAACTTCGACGCGTACATCTCCGTCATCTACGCCTTCCGTCCGCCAGCGCCGCCCAACGCTGTCCTCGAGGCCGGGCTGGCCAGGGCGCTGGTGGACTACCGCGAGTGGGCCGGTAGGCTGGGCGTCGACGCGGCCAGCGGCGACCGCGCGATCCTGCTCTCCGACTCCGGCGCGCGGTTCGTGGAGGCGACGTCCGACGTGGCGCTGGACAGTGTCATGCCGATGAAGCCCACGCCAGAGGTGCTGAGCTTGCACCCGAGCGGCGACGACGGGCCCGAGGAGCTGATGCTCATCCAGGTCACGCGCTTCGCGTGCGGGTCCATCGTCGTGGGGTTCACCGCGCAGCACCTCGTGTCCGACGGCCGGGCCACCAGCAACTTCTTCCTAGCGTGGAGCCAGGCCACCCGCGGCGTCGCCGTCGATCCTGTCCCGGTGCACGACCGCCCCTCCTTCTTTAAACCACGCGATCCGCCTCAGGTTGAGTACGAGCACCGCGGCGTGGAGTTCAAGCCCTACAAGGAGGCCGACGAAAACGACGACGAACGCCACATCAGGGACGGCGACGTGGTGGTGGTAAACAAGGTGCACCTCAGCCTGGAGTTCATCTCCAAGCTCAAGTCGAGGGCGTTGGTGGGAGCGCACCGGCCGTACAGCACACTGCGGTGCTTGGTGGCGCACCTCTGGCGGTGCGTCACAAAGGCGCGCGGACTCGACGGGAGCGTCTCCACGAGCGTGGCGATCGCCGTGGACGGCCGAGCGCGGATGAGCCCGCAGGTGCCGGACGGCTACACCGGCAACGTTGTCCTCTGGGCGCGGCCCACCGCCACGGCGCAGGAGCTCGTGACGAGGCCGCTGCAGCACGCGGTGGAGCTCATCAACCGGGAGGTGGCCCGGATCAACGGCGGCTACTTCGAGTCGTTCATCGACTTCGCCAGCTCCGAGGCGGTGCAGAAGGAGCGGCTGGTGGCGACGGCCGATGCGGCGGAGATGATGCTGAGCCCCAACATCGAGGTTGACAGCTGGCTGCGGATCCCGTTCTACGACCTCGACTTCGGCGGCGGGCAGCCATTCTTCTTCATGCCAAGCTACCTGCCGGTGGAGGGCCTGCTCATCCTGCTGCCGTCTTTCGCCGGCGACGGGAGCGTGGACGCCTACGTGCCCCTCTTCAGCCGCGACATGGACGCCTTCAAGAACTGCTGCTACAACCTCGAGTAG